In Styela clava chromosome 14, kaStyClav1.hap1.2, whole genome shotgun sequence, the following are encoded in one genomic region:
- the LOC120341476 gene encoding putative GMC-type oxidoreductase Mb1310, producing the protein MRDYSIIALLLTLLAQKPYDPMLTDELFDEYDFIVVGAGTAGAVVASRLSEISEVTVLLLEAGGTDLGNHLVKYPNGYVKVQRTSVNWNYDIVDQKHSFLQMKKPKYPQGKILGGTSSINGMVYLRGSPHDYDSWQDHGAKGWSWKDVEVFFKKVENAFGDKVSDSLGRGGMLNISHGYRSPMFNELIKAGKEIGKFFSKSQSTYIHTVEHIVERCKKILHILKIPQLHYNYMKNCIKEVDYFKETEGISRLVCTYYEGIRQTSSDSFLRPVYEERKDRLHIVTNARVGKVLFDTDENGKVTANGVTYIKNGEEKIVKARKEVILSAGVMETPHILMLSGIGPRNHLKDMMIDVVVDAPGVGSNMEDHLSNAAYFKLKSPQYYGQNKNSMEEYILNGTGALTTVAGIDGVLHYRTKYFGTNVSLSTRKRPFPTIEALFAPAPFTIPFSTQEKPAFHSSVILYLQHPKSRGTVRLNSTNPFDQPIIDPNFLSNPDDVKMHIEGFRQLEKFEMTKTMKETGFRMVVPDVCNGQMNKYPPRSDEFYECYMKSFSHGIHACCTAKMGDRNNEMAVVDERLRVRGVHGLRIADASVMPHITSSNTQAPCYMIGQRASDMIKEDWRLI; encoded by the exons ATGAGGGATTACAGTATTATTGCGTTGTTGCTTACGCTTCTCGCGCAGAAACCATATGATCCGATGCTTACAGATGAACTGTTCGATGAATACGATTTCATCGTTG TGGGGGCTGGTACAGCAGGCGCTGTTGTGGCTAGCAGGTTATCTGAAATTTCCGAAGTTAC TGTGCTATTGCTTGAAGCTGGAGGTACAGATTTGGGAAATCATTTAGTAAAATACCCAAATGGATATGTCAAGGTACAGAGAACATCTGTAAACTGGAATTATGACATTGTTGATCAAAAACATTCATTTCTTCAAATGAAAAAG CCAAAGTACCCTCAAGGTAAAATTTTGGGAGGAACGTCGTCGATTAACGGAATGGTGTACTTGAGAGGAAGTCCACATGACTATGATTCCTGGCAAGATCATGGAGCAAAGGGATGGAGTTGGAAGGATGTCGAAGTCTTtttcaaaaaagttgaaaatgctTTTGGTGACAAAGTATCAGATAGTTTAGGCCGTGGAGGAATGCTTAATATTAGCCATGGATATCGAAGTCCAATGTTCAACGAGTTGATAAAAGCGGGTAAAGAGATTGGTAAGTTTTTTTCCAAATCTCAATCGACTTATATCCATACTGTCGAGCATATCGTTGAACGCTGCAAAAAAATACTGCACAT ACTGAAAATACCccaattacattacaattacatgaaaaact GCATAAAAGAAGTAGATTACTTTAAAGAAACAGAGGGAATATCCAGATTAGTGTGTACCTATTATGAAGGAATAAGACAGACATCTTCCGATTCGTTTTTACGTCCTGTGTATGAGGAAAG AAAAGATCGTCTTCACATCGTGACAAATGCACGTGTCGGTAAAGTGTTATTTGATACTGATGAAAATGGCAAAGTAACAGCTAACGGTGTAACTTACATTAAAAATGGAGAAGAGAAAATTGTAAAAGCACGAAAGGAAGTTATTCTATCCGCGGGAGTAATGGAAACTCCGCATATACTGATGCTATCTGGGATCGGCCCCAGAAATCACTTGAAAGATATGATG ATCGATGTTGTAGTGGATGCTCCTGGTGTTGGATCTAACATGGAAGACCACTTGAGTAACGCTGCATACTTCAAACTGAAGAGTCCCCAGTATTATGGGCAG AACAAGAATTCTATGgaagaatatattttgaatggaaCAGGAGCTTTAACCACAGTAGCTGGGATAGACGGAGTTCTTCATTACAGAACAAAATACTTCGGAACTAACGTTAGCTTGAGTACaag GAAACGACCATTTCCAACGATCGAAGCATTGTTTGCTCCAGCTCCCTTTACAATTCCTTTCTCCACTCAAGAGAAG CCTGCGTTTCACTCTTCCGTTATATTGTATCTTCAACATCCAAAGTCAAGAGGAACGGTACGTTTGAATTCAACGAACCCATTCGACCAACCCATTATTGATcctaattttttatcaaatcccGATGATGTAAAGATGCATATTGAAG GCTTTCGACAACTAGAAAAGTTCGAAATGACAAAGACAATGAAAGAAACTGGTTTTAGAATGGTCGTGCCTGATGTTTGCAATGGACAAATGAACAAATATCCTCCCAG GTCCGATGAGTTTTACGAGTGCTACATGAAATCTTTCAGTCACGGAATACATGCATGTTGCACTGCAAAAATGGGAGATAGGAACAATGAAATGGCTGTTGTTGACGAACGACTCAG AGTACGTGGAGTTCATGGGCTGAGAATTGCAGATGCTTCAGTGATGCCACACATCACGTCGTCAAATACTCAGGCTCCTTGTTATATGATTGGTCAAAGAGCGTCAGACATGATTAAGGAAGACTGGCGTTTAATATGA
- the LOC120341477 gene encoding dihydroanticapsin 7-dehydrogenase-like has translation MEASFYPCNQPRLDQNYTKGRFSGQTVVVAGGASGIGFAAAHRLANDGASVAIVDCNKTLGESAVSHLKKEGFVANFYHADVVQKSSCVDAAKKIADDNGGTVHHLVNTVAYFCNKALEAEYDDWRKSFDVNVAGFANMVQACFPFMSKGSSIVNLSSISAVRAQPNRWTYSTTKGAIEALTKCMALDLSKKGIRVNAVAPAWIWTPEQAKASPDGTRMGQRDMVSNFHLLRREGETSEVAAVIAFLCSKDASFMTGSTVYVDGGYSAMGPEQHGESSKFGARDTQ, from the exons ATGGAAGCCTCGTTTTATCCTTGCAACCAACCACGTCTCGATCAAAACTATACCAAGGGTAGGTTTAGCGGACAGACAGTTGTAGTTGCAGGTGGGGCATCTGGCATAGGCTTTGCTGCCGCACATCGATTAGCTAATGATGGTGCATCCGTCGCTATTGTTGATTGCAATAAAACCTTGGGTGAATCAGCAGTTTCCCATTTGAAAAAAGAAGGATTCGTCGCAAATTTTTACCACGCCGACGTGGTTCAGAAATCTTCTTGTGTTGATGCAGCGAAGAAAATTGCCGATGACAACGGAGGCACTGTACATCACCTCGTAAATACAGTAGCCTATTTTTGCAATAAAG CTTTGGAAGCTGAATACGATGACTGGAGAAAAAGTTTTGACGTTAACGTAGCTGGCTTTGCCAATATGGTACAAGCGTGTTTCCCTTTTATGTCTAAAG GCTCCTCCATAGTCAACTTGAGCAGTATTTCTGCCGTTCGAGCTCAGCCAAATAGATGGACCTACTCAACCACAAAAGGGGCTATTGAGGCACTAACAAAATGCATGGCTTTGGACTTATCAAAGAAGGGTATTCGAGTCAATGCAGTTGCACCAGCTTGGATTTGGACACCAGAG CAAGCAAAAGCATCACCGGATGGCACTAGAATGGGTCAACGAGATATGGTTTCAAATTTCCATTTACTTCGTCGTGAAGGAGAAACGTCTGAAGTAGCCGCAGTCATTGCGTTTTTATGCAGCAA GGATGCAAGCTTTATGACAGGATCGACTGTGTATGTCGATGGAGGATATAGCGCAATGGGACCAGAACAACACGGGGAGAGCTCGAAATTTGGTGCTAGAGATACTCAATAA
- the LOC120341412 gene encoding uncharacterized protein LOC120341412, whose amino-acid sequence MSTQYSILFKQEQAHEEGIWACAWGKSEKDGTEHIVTGSLDDKVKCWKWVDEQLELKWNMEGHLLGVVSVAINSAGTIAASSSLDAHIRLWDLESGKQIRQIDGGTVEAWTVTFSPDSKHLATGGHTGKIHLITVPEGQKATELDTRGKFTLSIAYSPDGKYIACGAMDGIIKVFDITTQGLLHTLEGHAMPIRSLAFSPDSERLITASDDAQIKIYDVKQASLINTLSGHSSYVLNVSFCSDNVHFVSSSSDKSVKIWDSTNRQCVQTFYEHSDQVWSCQYNSNGSKIVSVADDRAIHVYDCPI is encoded by the coding sequence ATGAGTACTCAGTATAGTATTCTATTTAAACAAGAACAAGCTCATGAAGAAGGGATATGGGCTTGTGCCTGGGGTAAGAGTGAAAAAGATGGTACGGAACATATTGTAACAGGTTCACTGGATGACAAAGTAAAATGTTGGAAATGGGTGGATGAACAATTAGAATTGAAATGGAATATGGAAGGACATTTACTTGGTGTCGTATCAGTAGCGATAAATTCAGCTGGAACAATTGCGGCATCAAGTTCTTTAGATGCCCATATTCGCTTGTGGGACTTGGAAAGTGGAAAACAAATTCGCCAAATTGATGGTGGAACAGTAGAGGCCTGGACTGTTACATTTTCTCCCGATTCGAAGCACCTTGCGACTGGCGGGCACACTGGTAAAATTCATCTCATTACTGTACCTGAAGGCCAAAAAGCAACTGAGCTTGATACAAGAGGAAAGTTTACTCTTAGTATCGCTTACAGTCCAGATGGAAAATACATAGCGTGTGGAGCGATGGATGGTATTATCAAAGTTTTTGACATCACAACACAAGGTCTTTTGCATACGTTGGAGGGTCATGCGATGCCAATACGATCACTGGCATTTTCACCAGATTCAGAAAGACTCATTACTGCATCTGATGATGCTCAGATTAAGATTTATGATGTTAAGCAGGCGAGTCTGATTAACACATTAAGTGGGCATTCATCTTATGTTCTTAATGTGTCATTTTGTTCTGACAATGTGCATTTTGTCTCAAGCTCTTCAGATAAAAGTGTAAAAATATGGGATTCAACAAATAGACAATGTGTACAAACATTTTACGAACACTCAGACCAAGTTTGGAGTTGTCAGTATAATAGTAATGGATCAAAAATAGTATCTGTTGCAGATGATCGTGCTATCCATGTTTATGATTGTCCAATATAG